One genomic region from Torulaspora delbrueckii CBS 1146 chromosome 4, complete genome encodes:
- the BUD14 gene encoding protein phosphatase regulator BUD14 (similar to Saccharomyces cerevisiae BUD14 (YAR014C); ancestral locus Anc_3.180), translating to MENGGHELLADPNLVENYSDILKKKPDRMSTGGSETDFDSESASGSVVVTRSSTNTSPAKQRSSMLSNSSSHYSLRGGNDVIQPREGLEETVEEDEEDEDGAEEVEEKENTGELHHDDDTTIEEITSNKVESPIGEMTHDYEYSDSDFEEDMEKRLQDLNASGSDTDLRNTVKEENDSDHMILGLSLSEDEDSEEDDKLHLGLDDELVESSSDSDDYQPLSPPKELDPEKLYALYAFHGPDPSHCQLRQDESCTLLNDQDSYWWLVRRSYDSKIGFAPAEILETFPERLARLNCWKNENMSSQLSGHSAGGDEGLDGKGDQETGTSSSEGYDSNDKLEEKGSKSSVLKNYVKDNKSVSFNDVVSYADRFLEEDVNADDTVDAVHYDEFTEADMKLNRLPEEDEFSEVVSDVSFNTASMAPLNVEKVRRPKIDSNQDKEVIPDPETSNPKLSAKQDNTDKPVKDEGDDLQKIFEAPTAPFHKGQNGGNRMQTSNSDYSISTIGDFSPSSSEWTNDSPQLQNEQFGAESDSSTIPSSRAIQDFSKYVEEDGKIDSDTTSQCKSLETKIGSKKLDGNNSLQDSKPNSIASTSSSSEQIFMDSERVNSCTSINSAASVSKNPLHVKNTGMNKRHPLIDRLYNPIFDKMDELMRLLDEVANE from the coding sequence ATGGAGAATGGAGGACATGAATTACTAGCGGATCCAAACCTGGTAGAGAACTATTCGGATATTCTAAAGAAAAAACCGGATCGGATGAGTACTGGTGGAAGTGAGACTGATTTTGATAGTGAAAGTGCCAGCGGTAGCGTTGTCGTAACacgatcttcaacaaacacCTCACCGGCGAAGCAGAGAAGTAGTATGCTCAGTAACTCTTCAAGTCATTACTCTCTTCGTGGTGGGAACGATGTTATACAGCCTCGTGAGGGGTTAGAGGAAAcagtagaagaagatgaagaagatgaagacggtgctgaagaagtagaagagaaggaaaacaCGGGAGAGCTGCATCATGATGATGATACTacgattgaagaaattaccAGCAATAAGGTTGAGTCGCCTATTGGAGAGATGACGCATGACTATGAGTATTCGGACtctgattttgaagaggatATGGAGAAAAGGCTGCAGGACTTGAATGCAAGTGGATCTGATACAGATCTCAGGAATACCGTGAAGGAAGAGAACGATTCAGACCACATGATACTTGGTCTTTCGCTCTCTGAGGACGAAGATTCTGAGGAAGACGATAAACTCCATTTGGGATTAGATGACGAACTAGTCGAATCTTCCTCCGATTCAGACGACTATCAACCATTGTCTCCTCCAAAAGAGTTGGATCCAGAGAAGCTTTATGCCCTTTATGCCTTCCACGGTCCTGATCCCTCTCATTGTCAGTTGAGGCAGGACGAGTCATGTACTCTGTTAAACGATCAAGATTCGTACTGGTGGCTAGTTAGAAGATCTTACGACAGCAAGATCGGTTTCGCACCAGCGGAGATCCTGGAAACATTTCCAGAAAGACTAGCCAGACTCAATTGTTGGAAAAATGAAAATATGTCATCACAGCTATCAGGGCATTCAGCTGGCGGTGATGAAGGCCTAGATGGCAAGGGAGATCAGGAGACGGGAACTTCGTCGTCTGAGGGTTATGACTCAAATGACaaacttgaagagaaaggcAGTAAATCATCGGTTTTAAAGAATTACGTCAAGGATAATAAGTCAGTAAGCTTCAACGATGTGGTCAGCTACGCGGACCGttttctcgaagaagatgttAACGCTGACGACACTGTCGATGCTGTGCATTACGATGAGTTCACGGAAGCAGATATGAAATTGAATCGACtaccagaagaagacgagTTCAGTGAAGTTGTCAGCGACGTATCTTTCAACACAGCAAGCATGGCTCCTCTAAACGTGGAAAAGGTCAGACGACCTAAGATCGATTCTAatcaagacaaagaagtTATCCCTGATCCCGAGACCTCTAATCCAAAACTCTCAGCAAAGCAAGATAATACAGACAAACCTGTAAAAGACGAGGGCGATGACCTACAGAAGATATTTGAGGCACCTACTGCACCTTTCCATAAGGGCCAGAACGGCGGGAATCGTATGCAAACGTCAAACTCAGACTACTCAATTTCAACCATTGGCGATTTCTCGCCGTCCTCTTCCGAGTGGACCAATGATTCGCCACAACTACAAAATGAACAATTTGGAGCGGAATCAGATTCATCTACGATACCATCGTCAAGGGCAATTCAAGACTTCTCAAAATACGTTGAGGAAGATGGAAAAATAGATAGTGACACAACATCACAGTGCAAATCCCTGGAAACTAAAATTGGTTCCAAAAAGCTCGACGGTAACAATAGCTTGCAGGATAGCAAGCCAAATAGCATCGCATccacttcatcttcatctgagCAGATCTTCATGGACTCTGAAAGAGTAAATTCTTGCACCAGCATCAACAGCGCAGCTTCTGTTTCAAAAAATCCATTGCATGTCAAGAACACGGGGATGAACAAACGTCATCCTCTAATTGATCGATTGTACAATCCCATTTTTGATAAAATGGACGAACTCATGAGACTACTCGATGAGGTTGCCAACGAATGA
- the DAL1 gene encoding allantoinase (similar to Saccharomyces cerevisiae DAL1 (YIR027C)), whose translation MTVSEFAEGSIRAISSDRVVLDGTIKPATILYSTLSGKIVEIYDEVIESLKDIRLKTFDVRTYENVSPNVIFPGLVDSHVHLNEPGRTEWEGFATGTRAACSGGVTTVVDMPLNAIPPTTTMANFNTKLKAAEDQLWCDVAFWGGMVPDNLDHLVPLVRAGVRGFKGFLIDSGVNEFPAIDKPYIKRAIQKLADCKTMMMFHAEMQIDDNLHTIVETEEVTKIRSLDERNGVTEKQAQSLQLSRLLSPAEPRGGVPSHIVHNDDDITPPLETAAEIDDELAKVDPCKYSSFLISRPDRFETDAISLILKCLEESIKEQGKAPPVHIVHLASMDAIPLIRKAHEAALPITAETCFHYLSLAAENIPKGSTTFKCCPPIRTEANRVALWRALREGIISSVVSDHSPCTPELKNLAHGDFFSAWGGISSVGLGLSLLHTKGCMMKPSVSLSEIAKWCCENTAKQVGLQHRKGFLRVGYDADFAIFDDAKEQSIDNASMHYKNKLTAYHGQTVKGVVIKTVLRGKTVFTVKSGPSNLPLGNTLLEPRFA comes from the coding sequence ATGACGGTTTCCGAATTCGCAGAGGGCTCGATAAGAGCTATTTCTTCAGATCGTGTGGTTCTTGATGGTACCATCAAACCTGCAACTATTCTTTACTCCACACTCTCGGGGAAAATTGTGGAGATTTACGATGAAGTaattgaatctttgaaagatattcGGTTGAAAACCTTCGACGTCAGGACCTATGAGAACGTTTCGCCCAATGTTATCTTCCCCGGGCTAGTGGATTCGCATGTGCATTTGAATGAGCCTGGTAGAACCGAGTGGGAAGGTTTCGCTACCGGTACCCGGGCGGCATGCAGTGGGGGTGTCACTACCGTTGTTGATATGCCGTTGAATGCTATTCCTCCAACTACCACTATGGCTAATTTTAACACCAAGTTGAAGGCCGCTGAGGATCAATTGTGGTGTGATGTCGCATTTTGGGGTGGTATGGTGCCAGATAACTTGGATCACTTGGTTCCGCTAGTGCGGGCTGGTGTACGAGGGTTCAAAGGTTTCCTGATCGACTCTGGTGTGAACGAATTCCCTGCCATTGATAAGCCATATATCAAAAGGGCTATTCAGAAACTAGCAGACTGTAaaacgatgatgatgttcCATGCTGAAATGCAAATTGACGACAATTTGCACACTATCGTTGAGACCGAGGAGGTCACGAAAATAAGGTCTCTTGATGAGCGCAACGGTGTTACGGAAAAGCAAGCACAATCGCTGCAGTTATCGCGCCTTCTATCACCGGCTGAACCAAGAGGTGGTGTTCCATCCCATATTGTGCATAACGACGATGATATTACGCCTCCATTGGAGACCGCAGCTGAAATCGATGACGAACTAGCGAAAGTGGACCCATGTAAATATTCTTCGTTCTTGATTTCAAGACCAGACAGATTTGAGACCGATGCCATTTCTTTaatcttgaaatgtttGGAAGAAtccatcaaagaacaagGCAAAGCACCTCCAGTTCATATTGTGCATCTTGCCTCCATGGACGCAATTCCCTTAATACGCAAAGCTCATGAAGCTGCCCTTCCGATCACCGCAGAGACATGTTTCCATTACTTGAGTTTAGCGGCTGAAAACATTCCCAAAGGCTCAACTACTTTCAAATGTTGTCCACCAATTCGTACGGAGGCAAACCGTGTGGCTCTATGGAGAGCTCTACGTGAAGGCATAATCTCATCTGTTGTGAGCGACCACTCGCCATGCACTCCagaactgaaaaatttggcTCATggtgatttcttcagtGCATGGGGTGGTATTTCATCTGTTGGTCTAGGGTTGTCCCTCTTACATACAAAAGGTTGCATGATGAAACCATCTGTATCACTCAGTGAGATAGCCAAATGGTGTTGTGAAAATACAGCGAAACAAGTTGGTTTGCAACATCGTAAAGGCTTTCTACGTGTTGGCTACGATGCCGATTTTGCTATCTTTGATGACGCAAAGGAGCAAAGCATCGACAATGCTTCCATGCATTATAAGAACAAACTAACAGCATACCATGGTCAAACAGTTAAAGGAGTTGTAATCAAAACGGTTCTGCGAGGTAAAACCGTCTTCACAGTTAAGTCAGGACCATCGAACCTTCCCTTGGGTAACACATTGCTTGAACCAAGGTTTGCATAA
- the CDC7 gene encoding serine/threonine protein kinase CDC7 (similar to Saccharomyces cerevisiae CDC7 (YDL017W); ancestral locus Anc_3.183) yields MDKSAVGAVEEVPQDIKDEMGRLYSDIPGLEEDYELIDKIGEGTFSSVYKAKDLKGKICRKYDTHFWSLGSKYVALKKIYVTSSPQRIYNELNLLYVLTGCTRVAPLCDATRVRDQVIAVLPYYPHEEFRNFYRDLPIKGIKMYLWEMLQALSFVHSKGIIHRDVKPTNFLYNPELGRGVLVDFGLAELQVDYSNELAEKDNSFSMKDRRNQEQFCPCILRDFTGASPHQGATTPMVTIQNGKVVYLNNVNGVDLTKGYPKNETRRIKRANRAGTRGFRAPEVLMKCGSQTTKIDIWSVGVILFSLLARRFPMFQSLDDTDSLLELCTIFGWKKIRKCAALHGLGFEVSGLKYIKENGPAGELKGFVYELLEKECQTGTLPEYSIAFETYEYLSQELHDKRSIEPRLPDVESTPEGPEAYELKKYQEEIWSDHYWCFQLLEQCFEMDPQKRSSANELLRSAFFNEINESGVYTEIESTDEDDSDRSDGFDAGENDVVLISG; encoded by the coding sequence ATGGATAAATCCGCAGTTGGTGCTGTGGAAGAGGTTCCACAAGATatcaaagatgagatgGGCCGACTTTATAGTGATATTCCAGGACTCGAAGAGGACTATGAACTGATAGACAAGATAGGGGAAGGCACTTTCTCATCCGTATACAAGGCAAAGGATTTGAAGGGGAAGATATGCCGCAAGTATGACACACATTTTTGGTCTCTGGGATCCAAGTATGTCgcgttgaagaagatttacGTCACATCGTCACCTCAGAGGATTTATAATGAGCTAAATCTACTCTATGTGCTCACTGGCTGCACTCGAGTAGCTCCTTTATGTGATGCCACAAGGGTACGAGATCAAGTTATTGCTGTGCTGCCTTACTATCCGCATGAAGAGTTTCGCAACTTCTATCGAGATCTGCCGATTAAAGGCATTAAAATGTATCTATGGGAGATGCTTCAAGCCTTAAGTTTTGTGCATTCCAAAGGTATCATTCATAGAGATGTTAAACCTACTAATTTTCTCTATAATCCGGAGCTTGGTCGTGGAGTACTAGTGGATTTTGGTTTGGCCGAGTTGCAGGTCGATTACTCGAATGAACTGGCTGAGAAAGATAATTCATTCTCGATGAAGgatcgaagaaatcaagaacaGTTTTGCCCATGTATACTGCGAGATTTCACTGGGGCATCACCACATCAAGGTGCGACAACACCAATGGTAACGATTCAAAATGGTAAAGTGGTGTACTTGAATAATGTTAATGGCGTGGACTTGACGAAAGGATACCCCAAGAATGAAACACGACGCATCAAGAGGGCTAATAGGGCAGGAACCCGTGGATTTAGGGCGCCAGAAGTGCTGATGAAATGTGGCTCTCAAACAACCAAGATCGATATCTGGTCAGTTGGTGTGATACTATTTAGCTTACTGGCAAGAAGATTTCCAATGTTTCAAAGTCTCGATGACACGGACTCACTATTGGAACTTTGTACTATCTTTGGCTGGAAAAAGATTCGTAAATGTGCCGCACTCCATGGACTTGGGTTCGAAGTTAGTGGattgaaatatatcaaaGAGAATGGGCCTGCTGGAGAGCTGAAAGGATTTGTCTACGAATTGCTCGAAAAAGAGTGTCAAACGGGTACACTCCCAGAATATAGCATAGCATTTGAGACTTACGAATATCTGTCGCAGGAACTACACGATAAGCGATCCATTGAGCCACGTCTTCCCGACGTTGAAAGTACACCCGAGGGACCAGAAGCCtatgaattgaaaaaatatcaagaagaaatatggTCAGATCATTATTGGTGTTTCCAATTACTTGAGCAATGTTTTGAGATGGATCCACAGAAACGTAGTTCCGCTAACGAACTACTGCGTAGTGCATTTTTCAACGAAATTAATGAATCAGGCGTTTACACGGAGATTGAAAGCACCGATGAGGACGATTCTGACAGATCAGATGGTTTCGATGCTGGTGAGAACGACGTGGTACTGATATCTGGCTAA
- the ADE1 gene encoding phosphoribosylaminoimidazolesuccinocarboxamide synthase (similar to Saccharomyces cerevisiae ADE1 (YAR015W); ancestral locus Anc_3.179), protein MGVTIAQTNLDGILPLIARGKVRDIYEVDPKTLLFVATDRISAYDCSMSNTIPDKGVMLTRLSEFWFHFLSNYVRNHLIEIPEGKTIFDFLPKELSEPKYKEQLENRSLLVQKHKLIPLEAIVRGYITGSAWKEYCKTGSVHTIPQPQGLKESQEFPVAIFTPSTKAEQGEHDENISPEQAQELIGKDVADRVAELAIRIYTKCREYAKTKGIIIADTKFEFGIDESTGEIILVDEVLTPDSSRFWSGANYQVGKSQDSYDKQYLRDWLTSNKLAGVPGVTMPEDIVVNTRAKYLEAFEALTGAKF, encoded by the coding sequence ATGGGTGTTACAATTGCTCAGACTAATTTAGATGGAATTCTTCCGCTGATCGCGAGGGGTAAGGTGAGAGATATCTATGAAGTGGACCCAAAAACGTTGTTGTTCGTGGCTACCGATCGTATCTCTGCTTATGATTGTAGTATGAGTAATACTATTCCTGATAAGGGTGTTATGCTTACTAGACTCTCTGAGTTTTGGTTCCACTTTTTGTCAAATTACGTGCGCAATCATTTGATTGAGATCCCAGAGGGCAAGACTATTTTCGACTTTCTACCCAAGGAACTTAGTGAACCTAAATATAAGGAGCAGCTGGAGAATAGGTCTCTGTTGGTACAGAAGCATAAGCTAATTCCATTGGAGGCCATCGTCCGTGGCTATATTACTGGTTCTGCATGGAAAGAATACTGTAAGACAGGTTCTGTTCACACCATACCGCAACCACAGGGTCTGAAGGAATCTCAGGAGTTCCCAGTGGCTATCTTTACTCCTTCTACGAAGGCTGAACAAGGTGAACACGATGAAAACATCTCCCCAGAACAAGCTCAGGAATTGATTGGTAAGGATGTGGCTGACAGAGTTGCTGAATTGGCAATCAGGATCTACACCAAGTGTAGGGAATATGCAAAAACGAAGGGAATTATCATTGCTGATACCAAATTCGAATTTGGTATTGACGAAAGCACGGGTGAGATTATTCTAGtcgatgaagttttgaCACCTGATTCTTCTCGTTTCTGGAGCGGTGCTAACTACCAAGTGGGCAAGTCTCAGGATTCTTACGACAAACAATATTTGAGAGATTGGTTGACTTCCAATAAGTTGGCGGGCGTCCCAGGCGTGACTATGCCTGAAGACATAGTGGTCAACACTAGGGCTAAGTATCTAGAGgcttttgaagctcttaCTGGTGCCAAATTCTAG
- the KAP104 gene encoding Kap104p (similar to Saccharomyces cerevisiae KAP104 (YBR017C); ancestral locus Anc_3.181), translated as MWSPQPEALLQLGSLLKSSMAQNHDERTQAMEALKTFQLQPEFLNYLCYMLIEGESDEVLKSHFSPQDLQTNRATCGLLLKNNMLEQGSLTHGNHDLQYVKANIIHGLYNTGNHLVSNVTGIVITTLFSTYYRQHREDPMGIELLSQLLELAANGNEPSIKALSKIMEDSAQFFQLKWSGDIRPIDLLIDTFLKFISSPSSKPVIRSESIKCINTIIPLQSQSFIVRLDEFLASIFQLAQSDESELTRAQICVSFSILLNYRPDKLVDHLSGIIQFMLHLIGAVNDETVAIEACEFLHGFSTNNQIPAHVVEPFVADIIPVLLAKMVYNEESIVMLEASNEDDALEEDKDEDIKPAAPRIVKKRDEEQSDDEDDEDDEAGDVDTQWNLRKCSAATLDALTNSLPREVMMTAFPLLREHMTSGRWFIREATVLALGAMAEGGMKYFEDQLSTLIPFLVELLKDFWAPVRKITCWTLSRFSIWILKDHTEFLIPVLEPIVNTLMDRKKDVQEAAISSVAVFIENCDAELVETLLYNDLLNSFNKCFEFYKKKNLIILYDAVGRFAEKCELDDHAMQVLLPHLISKWSSLPDDDKELWPLLECLSYVATSLGEKFMPMAPDVYSRAYRILCQCVELDARSQQDPTVVVPEKDFVITSVDMIDGLAQGLGSQSQSLLFPQEGRDTTLLQLLLHCLQDPVHEVRQSAFALLGDIAYFYDPAIISSRLAEFLKLIGSEIMHNDDPDGEPALINAIWCLGLIGERLNISHYIIDLSRVLLDLFVNPSQSLDQSVRENLAITIGRLAISLPEVFASGPFASDAIWRKWCIAIQDLDSVEEKSSAYNGFIKIVNLSSDQVDISSDTLKKIVEGMSVNVDTSPFAQDLYAFLVRYATKIQALQLTREGIAFLQQLSN; from the coding sequence ATGTGGAGTCCCCAACCTGAGGctcttttgcaattggggtctcttttgaaaagctcaatggCCCAAAACCATGATGAGCGAACTCAAGCTATGGAAGCCCTAAAGACATTCCAGTTACAGCCAGAATTTCTGAACTACCTGTGTTATATGCTTATAGAAGGAGAATCGGATGAAGTGCTCAAATCCCATTTCTCGCCGCAAGACTTACAAACCAATAGGGCGACTTGTGGGCtcttattgaaaaataacATGTTAGAGCAAGGCAGTTTAACACATGGGAATCACGACCTTCAGTACGTCAAAGCCAATATCATACATGGTCTTTACAACACTGGTAATCATCTAGTCTCTAATGTTACTGGTATTGTCATCACTACCTTGTTTTCCACCTATTACAGGCAACATAGAGAAGATCCCATGGGTATTGAGCTGTTATCGCAGTTACTTGAATTGGCAGCAAATGGAAATGAACCTAGTATAAAGGCTCTTTCGAAGATAATGGAGGATAGTGCgcaatttttccaattaAAATGGAGCGGCGATATCAGACCGATCGACCTGTTGATTGACacctttttgaaattcataTCGAGTCCCTCATCAAAACCAGTGATTAGATCAGAGTCCATTAAATGCATAAATACCATAATACCTTTACAATCGCAAAGCTTTATCGTAAGATTAGATGAATTCTTAGCAAGTATATTTCAATTGGCTCAGTCCGATGAGAGCGAATTGACTAGGGCACAGATATGTGTTTCATTCTCTATTTTGCTTAACTACAGGCCGGATAAACTTGTCGATCATCTTTCAGGTATCATTCAGTTCATGCTTCATCTGATAGGAGCTGTAAATGACGAGACTGTCGCGATCGAAGCATGTGAGTTCTTACACGGATTTTCCACGAACAACCAAATACCAGCTCATGTTGTAGAACCCTTTGTTGCAGATATCATTCCAGTCTTACTGGCCAAGATGGTTTATAATGAGGAGTCTATCGTGATGTTAGAAGCATcaaatgaagatgacgctcttgaagaagataaggACGAAGACATTAAACCTGCTGCACCCCGCATAGTTAAGAAgagagatgaagaacagagtgacgatgaagacgatgaagacgatgagGCAGGTGATGTTGATACCCAATGGAATCTGAGAAAATGTTCTGCTGCAACTTTAGACGCATTGACCAACAGTTTGCCAAGAGAGGTAATGATGACAGCGTTCCCTCTGCTAAGAGAACATATGACCTCAGGCAGATGGTTTATAAGAGAAGCTACAGTTTTGGCACTTGGAGCCATGGCAGAAGGTGGTATGAAGTATTTCGAAGATCAGCTTTCTACCTTGATTCcatttcttgttgaacttttgaaggACTTTTGGGCACCTGTTAGAAAAATCACATGTTGGACTTTAAGCCGATTCTCAATATGGATTCTCAAAGATCACACAGAGTTTTTGATACCTGTTTTAGAACCAATCGTCAACACCTTGATGGATAGAAAGAAGGATGTTCAAGAAGCCGCTATTAGTAGTGTAGCagttttcatcgaaaacTGTGACGCTGAACTAGTGGAAACTTTGCTTTACAATGATCTGTTAAACAGCTTCAACAAGTGTTTCGAGTTTTACAAGAAAAAAAACCTTATCATTTTGTATGATGCTGTTGGCCGATTTGCGGAGAAATGCGAATTAGATGATCACGCAATGCAAGTACTACTCCCACATTtaatttcaaaatggtcCTCTTTACCAGATGATGACAAAGAGCTGTGGCCACTGCTAGAATGTCTTTCCTACGTGGCAACATCTCtaggtgaaaaatttatGCCAATGGCTCCAGATGTCTATAGCAGAGCTTACCGAATTCTATGCCAATGCGTCGAACTCGATGCAAGATCTCAGCAGGACCCCACGGTTGTCGTCCCTGAAAAGGACTTCGTCATTACATCCGTGGATATGATAGACGGTCTCGCTCAAGGTCTCGGATCACAATCTCAAAGCCTATTGTTTCCTCAGGAGGGACGTGATACAACCCTGTTGCAACTCTTACTACACTGCTTACAAGATCCTGTCCATGAAGTAAGACAGAGTGCATTTGCACTACTCGGAGACATTGCCTATTTTTACGACCCAGCCATCATCTCAAGCCGCCTAGCCGAGTTTCTAAAACTTATTGGAAGTGAAATAATGCACAATGATGATCCAGATGGAGAGCCTGCCTTGATCAACGCCATTTGGTGTCTGGGCCTCATCGGCGAACGGTTAAATATAAGTCACTACATCATAGATCTCTCCCGTGTGCTTCTCGACCTGTTTGTTAACCCTTCGCAATCACTCGACCAATCTGTCAGGGAGAATCTCGCCATCACGATCGGTCGCCTAGCCATTTCATTGCCCGAAGTCTTCGCCTCGGGACCATTTGCATCAGATGCCATATGGCGTAAATGGTGCATCGCCATACAAGATTTAGACTCTGTCGAGGAAAAGAGCAGCGCTTACAATGGTTTCATCAAGATAGTAAATTTGTCAAGCGACCAAGTCGATATATCAAGTGATACGCTAAAGAAAATTGTAGAGGGTATGTCCGTCAACGTAGACACATCCCCCTTTGCACAGGACCTATACGCTTTCCTGGTAAGATACGCCACCAAAATTCAGGCCCTCCAACTGACCCGAGAAGGTATAGCCTTCCTTCAACAGTTGAGCAATTAG
- the ERP3 gene encoding Erp3p (similar to Saccharomyces cerevisiae ERP3 (YDL018C); ancestral locus Anc_3.182), translating into MNALLLITFVCFFCHVSSSPITFELTKGQKECFYVLTPDVGCSISYYFAVQEGESNDFLINYEIYGPLDAYSPILERFKERLGEWSFYAEHRGEYAFCFYGGQEHNKIVDLDISYQCGHEEDARSQRRKDRKEQRRLRDSHNDPSQISLENSVDKIERQLYLLEQNMQYYENRNRRNHYTVCSTNRRIAWFSVYGILLVIGLGCAQVFVLNWFFRSSRKHAV; encoded by the coding sequence ATGAATGCACTGTTACTGATAACGTTTGtctgcttcttctgtcATGTTTCCTCATCTCCCATAACTTTCGAGTTAACCAAAGGTCAAAAAGAGTGCTTTTACGTCCTGACGCCCGATGTTGGGTGCAGTATATCGTACTATTTTGCGGTCCAAGAAGGTGAGAGCAATGactttttgatcaattaCGAGATATATGGTCCATTAGATGCTTATAGCCCGATCCTGGAGAGGTTCAAGGAGCGGTTAGGCGAGTGGTCGTTTTATGCTGAGCATAGAGGAGAATACGCATTCTGTTTCTACGGAGGCCAAGAACATAACAAAATTGTCGATCTAGACATTAGCTATCAGTGCGGCCATGAAGAGGATGCCAGATCTCAAAGACGTAAGGATAGGAAAGAGCAAAGGAGACTGAGAGATTCACATAACGATCCTTCACAGATATCACTTGAGAATTCTGTAGATAAAATAGAGAGGCAATTGTATCTTCTGGAACAGAACATGCAATATTATGAGAATAGGAACAGGAGAAACCATTATACAGTTTGTTCCACCAACCGGAGGATCGCTTGGTTCTCTGTTTATGGCATTTTACTAGTAATAGGATTGGGTTGCGCACAGGTCTTTGTgctcaattggttcttcaGAAGTTCCCGGAAGCATGCAGTATGA